TTAAAAATTTTTTCATTTGCAACACTTCCTTTCGTTTTTAATATTTTAGAAAATTATAGCATTTTATTCTTGAAAAAAACTTTGAAAAATATTTTCCTATTTATAATTTTCTTTCATTTTTGCAATTTTTTCAAACATAATTTTCTTTATTCTCTCTGGCTCTTTTACCTTCAAATGTTCTCCAAAAGATAGAAGATAGCCGTAAACCCATTCATTTTCAGGATATTCCATTATAATTTCAAAATTGCCATTTTCCATTTTGTTTATATTCTCTTCAGAAAATTCATCATAAATACGGTATGCCTGTGATTTGTCTATTTCAACTATGATTTTTATATTTTTTACCATACTTTTTTTGTTATTTATTTCAAAGTCTTTGATTGTTTTTTCAAAATATTCGTTTGTTAAAGTCAGATTTTTAATTCTTGTTATTTTAAATTGACGAATATCATTTTTTTTGTGGCAATAGGCGAATAAGTACCATGCTTTTTCTTTAAACCATAAATTTAAAGGGTCTGCTGTTCTTTCATAATGTTCGCCTTTTGTGTTAAAATAGTTAAATTTTACGGTTTGTTTAGTTAATATTGCCTCTTTAATTTTTTCAAATAAAGTACTATCATCGCAATTATATCTTGAAAAGTCTATTTTTATCCAGTTGTCTGACTTTTTGTTAAAAATAGTTCTTAATTTTGAAAGAGTTTTATTGTTGTTAGGATAATTAGTGGCATTTAAGCTTTGAAGGGCATAAAGTATTTCATTTTGCTCATTTTGTGAAAGTAGCGATTTATTTATGATATAGCTATCCATTAATTTTATTCCACCAGATTTTCCCCTTTGAAAATATACTGGAATACCAGCAGAAGAGAGAATGTCAATATCTCTATAAATTGTTCTGACAGACACTTCAAAATGTTCAGCAAGATCTTTTGCAGTAATAGCTCTTTTCTCCAGCAATAAATATACAATTTCAAATAATCTGTTGATTTTCATAATAACTAAACTCCTTAAAATATTAGATAGAAAAAAAGGAGAAATGCCTACTAAGAGACAGAACTCCTTATTCCAAAGTTTTTTATGATTTTTTTTAATCATTTTATATGATTTTATTATTTCTTGTTTACACAAGAATTATATGTAAAGAATATATTTATTTATAAGAAATTAATTCACAAATTAACTAAATGGATTAATTGCCCATCTAAATGTCTTGTTGTAAAAATCACTGTCTAAACTAGAAACTGTTACTCTTCTACTTCCAGAAGAAGCATGAATAAACTGTCTATTACCCATGTAGATTCCTACGTGAGAAATACGACCTTTTCCAGTTGTTTCAAAAAATACCAAATCACCTTTTTTCATATTCATTGATGAAATTCTTGGTTTAAATGTTGCTTGTGAACTTGAAACTCTAGGCAAGTTTACATTAGCAGCTTTTTTGAATACGTAACCAACGAAGCCTGAACAATCAAAACTGCTAGGACCAGTTGCTCCCCAAACATACGGTGAACCTAATTTTGTTTGTGCGAAAGAGATAATTTGATCTCTTACTGCTGTGGAAGAAGTTCCACCACTATTCACCTCTCTTGGTTTAGGTTTTGATACAACAGCTAAATCTATAGTTTTATTACTATAATGATTTTTGATTGTACTTTGTAAATCTGCAAATGATACAGCAGAAATAATCAAAGCTCCAGTTAGCATCAATATTTTCTTCATTAGAACCTCCAATCTACCTTTGAACTTTGGTAAACATATTATAGCAAAATCAACTTTTTTTTTCGTTTTATTAAAATTAATTTTAAATTAAAATGATAAAAAAGTAATTAAAAGCAATAATTGTCATTTTATAATTGTGAATCTATTTTGAAATTTTTTCTTGAAGTTTTTAAAAGATATTGTTATAATATAGTAGAAAAGTTAAAAATGAAATATAGAAAGGATGATAAAAATGAAAAAATTGATTTTAATTGGAATAACAATTATTTCAGCTATGGCTTTTGCTGATACAAACACAAAAAAAATTCTTGAAGAATACAGAAAAGAAGCTCTTCAAGATCAAGGAAGAAAAGAAGTTAGAGTAAAACCTGAAAAAGAAGCAAACAAAACAATTAAAGTAACACCAGTTACTGAAAATGTTGAAGAAGTTGTTGTAGAGGAAGTTGTTGAAGATAATACTGGTAATGTAGATGATTCTTTACAAAATGTTGACGCTGCAATTGAAAAGGTGAATTTTTATTTAAGAAATAACCCAGAAAAATTTGAAAAACTTGAAAGACGTTACAGAGCTGTTGTTGGACAAGAATAAATTTTTTAATGGAGGCACTTTATAGTGCCTTTTTATATTTGTAATATAATTTTAGATATATAATAGTTATATTATTTTTGATTTGCTATTTAGTATTTTTATGTATGTTTAGGAGTTAAACTGAAATTGAAGTTATTTATTGCAAAAAAATAGAGAATAAATTATAAAAACGCTTGATATAATGTATGTTATATGGTATTATAATAATACCGCTTTAAAATTAAATTTAAATATTTTTATTACTTTTTAAATACACTAAATTTAAAAAATATACATTTTTTAAACTGGTTTGATTTTGAAGAAATTAATCGTATCAATATTAAAATGCTTATGTTTTTATATTTGATATTTTGGAATAAAAAATGAGAGGATTAGAAAATAATGAAATTAGATGATTTTTCTGAGAAAAAGAGCACAGGTAGAGCAGTTCTGATTTTGATAATAATAATAATAATAATGTTTGCCTTTAAAAATAGAATTACAAGTTCATTTACATTTTTAGATGGAATAACTCAGTCAGTAAACTTTAGGTTAGTAAAAGTAAAAAGTATGTTATATACTCAGGTTTTAAAATTAAAATCACGAGTTAATGATATTAGTTATGTTGAAGATTATGCTGAAAATAATAAAAATAGAGATTTTGAATTACAGAAAAATAAAGTTCAGAATATGGAACTTGCATATTTAAAAGAAGAAAATGAAAAATTACGGCAAATGCTAGGTATGCGTCAAAAAAATCCAGCTGAATTTATAGCAGCAGATGTTGCACTTGTGGAAAATGGTAATTCATCTGAGAAAATGTATATAAATAAGGGGTCTGCACAAGGAATAAAAATAAATCTGCCAGTAATGTTTGACGGTTATCTTATTGGAAAAATTTCTAAGGTAAGTGAAGAATATTCAGAAGTGACTCTGTTAACAAGTAAGACTTCAAAATTAAGTGTCGTTTTAAATGGTTCTGATCAACAAATATTACGTGGAAATGGTAATGGAACTTTCTCTGTGCAAAATTATAATGAAGGTAAAGTAGATAAAAATACAATATTTAATATAGAAACTTCTGGAGTTAGTGATGTTCTGCCAAAAGGAATAAGAATAGGAAGTTTCAAAGTAACTGAAGTAAATGCATTTAATAAAATGAAAGAAATTAGATTTAAACCAAGTTTTAATATATTTGATATTCAAAGTGTGTTAGTTTACAAATGGAGTGTTAATGATATAATAAATACTCAGATACAAAATCAAGTGAAGGCTGAAGAACAGCAAAATAAAGAAAATTCACAAACAAATTAAAGAAAGTTGTATTAATATATACAAAATAGTGGCAACTTAATTAAGAATCACTATTTTAAAAATATAAAAAGAGGTGAGTTTGGTTATGTTAAAACAATTAACAATAACAAAAAAAGTTATATTATTATTTTTATTGGTATCAGTATTTTCTTTTTCTAAAGATTTTTGGGAAAAAAGAAACTTTACAGTAAACGTTACTGAAGATGCAACAATTAATGGCAAAAAAAGAAGCAAAAGTTATGTGATGTCTTATAATTCTGGGACAATGAAATTAACAATTACAGCTCCAAGTGTGAATAAAGGAGAAGTGTATACTTTTAGCGGAAGCAAGAAGACAATCTATTATCCAAGTCTAAAACAGACTGTAACACAGAAAGTTGAAAAAAGCGAAGCAAATATATTATCTGTATTTAATAAATTACGAGGTATAACTTCTAAAAAAACGCAAACTAGAAATGGAGATACATTTACATTTTCTAATAGTTGGCTAACTGCAATAAAAAGCAGTGGAAATACAGTGAATTTTAGTGACTATAAATCATCAAATGGGTATAGTTATCCAAGTAAAATATCTGTAAGTGATGGAAGTTCTCAAATAATTTACAGATTGTCTAATTTTAGATAATAAAAAATTTAAACTGATATGAAATAAAATGAAGATATGAAAATAATAAAGACAAATTGTATTGTTTTAAAGAAAGTAGAAATGAGAGAGGCGGATTTACTCGTAACATTGTTTAGTAAAGATTATGGAAAAATCATGGCAACAGCATATGGAATTCGAAAATCAAAAAAAAGAGATGTTATTTCTTTAAATCCGCTTAATAAAGTTGAAGTAACACTTATACAAAAGAATAATTACTATATTGTAAAAGATGTAGAAATAATCCAAAATTTTAAACATATTATGAAAGATATTGAAAAATTGGAAATTTCATTATATGTATTAGACAGTATAGATAAGATTTACTATACAACAGATGAAAATGGAGATTTTTTTGATAAATTAGTAGAAATATTAAGTTTTATTGATGTTCTTCCATATATAAAAAAAGGCTATAAATATTATATTTTATTATCATTTTTAAGAAGAATAATGATAGAACAAGGAATTTATGATATAAATGAAATTAGTTTGATACTAGAAAAAGAAAAATCGGAAAATATTAGAAAGTATAAGGAAATTTTAAAAATTTCAAAAAATAGTTTAGAAAATTCTGAAATTCAGGAAAAAATGGAAATGTATGTAGATTTTCTAAAAAAAATAGTTATAATTTTTGAAGATTTTATAAATTCAAATTTACAAACTAAGATAAAATTAAAGAAATTTATTATGGAGGAATTTTATGGAAATTAAAAATGTTGCTGATTATATTAAAGTTGACACAATAAATTTAAATTTGGAATCAAAAAATAAAAATGCAGTAATTAAAGAATTGTATGGTAACTTAAAAAAAACAAATTTAATAAAGGATGAAGAACAGGGATTAAATGATATTCTTGCAAGAGAAGAGATGGGTTCAACTGGAATTGGTAAAAGAATAGCGTTACCACATGCAAAAACAAAAGCAGTAGATGAATTGATTGTGACTTTTGGAATTTCAAGAAATGGAATAGCATATAATTCAGTAGATGATGAAAATGTAAATATTTTCTTTATGTTTCTATGTCCAGAAAATAAAAGTCAAGAATATTTAAAAGTATTGGCAAGAATATCAAGGTTAATAAGAGAAGACAGATTTATAGATAATTTATTGAAGGCTGAATCAAATGAACAAATTATTGAAATTATTCGAACAGAAGAGATGAATGGATAATAAGTCGTATTAAATATTATAGAAATAATTTTTAATAAATTAACATATAACCCTGTAAAATTAATAAAATATTTTAAAAAAGATTAGGGGGGAATATTATGAGATGTCCGTTTTGTGGTTATGAAAATACAAAAGTAGTGGATAGCCGTGCTTATTTTGAAGGAAACTCAATCAAACGACGGCGTGAATGTGAGAAGTGTGGTAAAAGATTTACCACTCATGAAAAAGTTGCTGAATTATCATTGGTTGTTGTAAAGAAAAATGGTGAAAAACAGCCATATTTACGCGAAAAAGTCTATAATGGAATTGTAAGGGCGTTTGAAAATAGACATATTGATGTAGAAAAAATAGAAGAAACAATAGATAAGATTGAGCGTGAAATATTGACTTCATATTCAGGTGAAATAAAATCAAGTGAATTAGGTGAAAAAATACTTTCATATCTAATAGATTTAGATGAAATTGCCTATGTGAGATTTGCCTCAGTTTATAAAAAATTTGATAGTTTAGATAGTTTTATAAAAGAAATAGAAAAAATAAGAAATGATAAAGACAAACAAGATAGACATAAAAATTTAAAAATATAGGAGGAATAATGAGAAAGCTACGTATAATAGGAAATATCATATTTTTCAGTTTAGTAGTTTACTTTATTGGGCAAAGTGCAAGAATCTTTTTTAATAAAAGATCTATGCAAAACAATTTGATTAGTACAGATAAAGAAATAAAAGAGCTTAACGATAAAAAAAATAGATTATTAAGTCAAGAAAAGAATTCAGATGAAGATGAAAAAACTGAAAAATTTGCGAGAAATAATTTGAATTTAAAAAAAGAAGGAGAAGAAACTTATAAAATTTCAGAATAATTTGTTAATAAATTATTGAAGTTAATTTTTATGAGTCATAGTATAATGAATAATATTTTTGACATGGAAAGTTTAAAAAATAAATTAGAGCTATATAAAATAGAAGATGAGAAGAATAAATATGTTTTTAGAGCAAATTTAAAATATATGATTTCATCGTCTATTTTTTTTATAATAATTGTTATTATAGCAGGATATTCTTTATATAAAGGAATTGCTGGAATTGAAAAATTAACAACTATAAAAATTGTTTTTATTGCGATTCTTTTTGGATATGTTATCGTTGCATCTTTTCTTTTATTCAGTTTTAAGATTGTGATTGAAGATAATAAAATATTTTTAAAAAAAATAACCATTAATATTGAAGATATTGAAAGTGCTAGTATAAAAATAATTAGAGTAAGTTCAAGTAAAGCAGATAAATTTTTAGAGGTAATAACAAAAGATAAAAAAAGAATACAAATTAGATTAAATATTAACAATGAATTGTTATTTTTAAAATTAATACAAAATAAAATTGGAGAAAAATTGGATATTTAAAAATATTCAGGAAAGGTAGAAAAATGAACATAAAAAAAATGATTGTAATAATTAATGTCCTTATATGTAGCTTTATGTTTGGAGATGACGGTTCTGTAAAAAAAGCTCTTGTAAAGGTTTATGCAGCTCATCAGATGTATAATTATGCATCACCTTGGCAAAATGGGCAGGACTACAATTCTACAGCAACAGGATTTATAATTGATGGAAACAGAATTATTACAAATGCGCATGCCGTATTAAATGAAAAATTCCTACAAGTTAGAAAAGAAGGAGATTCTAGAAAATACAAGGCAAATGTAAAATTTATCTCTGAAGAATATGATTTGGCTATGATTGATGTGGAAGACAAGTCGTTCTTTAATGGGACAGCTACATTAAAATTAGGAACATTGCCTCAAATTCAGGATAATCTTACGGTTTACGGGTATCCGCTTGGTGGGGATAAACTTAGTACGACTAGAGGAATAGTTTCTAGAATGGAGCATAATACGTATACTTTAACAAATCAAAAATTTTTAATAGGGCAAACTGATGCCGCCATTAATAGTGGAAATAGTGGAGGACCTGTTTTAAGCAATGGAAGAGTTGTTGGAGTTGCATTTGCGGGACTTACTCAAGCAGATAATATAGGATATTTTATTCCTGTAAATATAGTTAATAATTTTTTAGATGATATAAAAGATGGAACTTATGATGGACCACCAAAATTAGGAATACAATGGGCAAAACTTGAAAGTACATCACAACGTCAAATGTTAGGATTAAAAAATGATTCAAAAGGTATTATTATAAAAAAAGTTTTCACAAATTCGCCATTTTATGGAGTTTTACAAAGAAATGACGTATTGTTAAAATTAGATGGACAAAATATTGAGTCAGATGGAACAATTGAGTTTCGTAAAAATGAAAAAACAGATTTTAATTTTATAAACCAGGAAAAGAAATACGGACAGAATCTAAGTTATGAAATCATAAGAGATAAAAAAGTTCAAAAAGGACAAGTTACATTAAAGAAAACAGATATAAAGTATAGTGTTGTAAAAAGTACAAAATTACAGGATGCACCATCATATTATGTATACGGGGGATTAATATTTGAACCTCTTACAACAAATTATATTACAGCACTTTCTCAAGCACGACCATCAAATACACTTGCTGCAATATATGATAGAGAAGATTTGTTCAAGGATTACAATGGATTGGTGATTTTAGTAAGAGTTCTTCCATTTGATGTGAATCTTGGATATTCTGAGCTTGAAAATAAGATAATTACGAAGGTTAATGGACAAAAATATAAGGATTTTAATGATTTTGTACAGAAAGTTAAAAATACAAACAGTGAATTTATTGTTTTTGAAGATGAAGACAGTAATGAAATAGTACTTGATGTGGCAAAAGTTAAGGCTCAAAAAGCAGAATTGATGGACAACTATAACATTTCACATGAAATGTCGAGTGATATAAGATAATAAAACTAATTTAGGAGAAGAAAAGAATAAATATGGTAGAATTTTTTATTGCATTTAAGCATATTATTGAAAGAAAATTTCAAAGCATATTTTCAGTTCTTGGAGTTGCTATTGCAGTAACAGTTTTTATTGTTTCATTAACTGTTTCAAACGGACTGGACAAAAATATGATAAATTCATTATTGACAATGAGTCCACATATTCTTATAAAAAATAAAAAATCAACTTTTTTTGAAAATTATAATGAAATCATAGAAAAAATAAAAAAAATAGATGGCGTAAAAGCTGTTATCCCGCAAATAAATAGTCAATCAATAATAAAAAGCAATGGTTTGGCAAAAGGTGTGCTGGCTGATGGAATTAGTCCAGAAAATGTAAAAAATGGCTTAAATCTAAAAATAGTAGAAGGAAATGATAATATTGCAGAGCTTAATTCAGTTCTTGTTGGTGAACAATTAGCGATAGAGATGAACTTGCAAGTTGGGAAAGAAATAAGTCTTGTGTCTGCTGAGAATAAAGAAATAAAATTAATTGTCCGAGGTATTTTTAAAACAGGATTCTTAGATTATGATTCAAATCTTGCGATTGTACCATTAAAAACTATGCAAATTTTATCTGAACAAGGTGAATCTGCGACAGAAATTGGAATCAAGGTTGAACAGCCTCAAAAAGTTGAAAATGTATTGAATCAAGTAAAAAATGTTGTTAATCATAATGAATACGGTGTGATAAGCTGGAAGACGATAAATCAGAATCTTTTAAAAGCAGTACAGTTTGAAAAATTTGTGTTAATTGCGATTTTAAGTTTACTTCTTGTCATTGCAAGTTTTGCTGTATCGGTAATTTTAAATATGATTGTACGTGAGAAAATTAAGGATATTGGAATTTTGAAATCAATTGGATATACAAATAAAAATGTTCGAAGAATTTTTACTATAGAAGGATTGATAATTGGCGTATTTGGGATGATTTTGGCAAGTGGATTGTCGCCACTTGTACTTATAGGGTTAAAAATTTTATTTAAGGAATATATGAAAGGTGGAACTTATTATCTGGAAGAGTTGCCTTTGTATATTTCACAAAAGGAACTTCTTATTATTTATGGAGTAACATTTGTAGTTGTATTTTTGTCAACAATCTTCCCAGCAGCTAGAGCAGCCAGATTAAAACCTGTGGAGGCGTTAAAATATGAATAAAATAATAGAATTGAAAAATGTTAATAAAATTTATAAGACAAAAGTTGAAAATATTCATATTCTAAAAAATATAAACTTAGCGTTTAACAAAGGAGATTTTATTTCTATACAAGGTAAGTCAGGAAGCGGGAAAACATCCCTTTTAAATATACTTGGTCTTTTAGATGAGCCGACTGATGGAGAAATTTATATAGGTGGAGAAAAGATACACTATAAAAATGAAAAAGCAAAAACAGCAATAAGAAATAAAAAAATAGGATTTGTTTTTCAATTTCACTATTTGCTAAATGAATTTACAGCACTTGAAAATGTTATGATGCCTGCACTTGTAAATAAAAATATGAATAAGAATGAAATTAAGAAAAAAGCAAAAGAACTGCTTGCACTAGTGGGACTTGCAAAACGTATAAAACATAAACCAATGGAGCTTTCAGGAGGGGAAAAGCAGCGTGTGGCAATAGCAAGGGCAATGATTAACGACCCTGATATAATACTGGCTGATGAACCTACAGGAAATCTTGACACAGAAACAAGTAATATGATAAATGAACTATTTATGAAAATAAATCAAGAAAGAAATCAGTCAATAATAATAGTTACTCATAGTCTGGAACTAGCAAATTTGGCTACTTATAAGTATAAAATTGAAAATGGTGAATTTAATATGATTTTACCAACAATACAATTTTAGGAAATTTTGATAATGGAAAAAGAAAAAATTTATCTGCATTATGATATGGATGCCTTTTTTGCTGCAATTGAGCAAAGGGATAATAAGGAACTTAGAGGAAAGCCTATTGCAATAGGGCATGGAGTTGTTACAACGGCAAGCTATGAAGCTAGAAAATATGGAGTAAAATCTGCAATGCCAACAGTTCAGGCTAAACGGCTATGTCCAAATCTTATCGTTGTGAGCCTTAGAAAAGGTGTTTACTTTGAAGAGGGCAGAAGAATACAGGGATTAATAAAAAATGTATTGAAAAAATCCGAATTTACATCTGTTGATGAAGGTTATATTGATATTACAGAATTTATTCGAAATAAAAATATGAAACTTGATAAAAGAGATGAAATTTTAAAGATAGAGAGATTTATAAAAAAATTTAAAAAATTTATTTATGATAATTCTAAGCTTACTTGCTCAGTTGGTATAGGTTTTAGCAAGATAAGCGCTAAAATTGCAAGTGATATTGATAAGCCAAATGGTTATTTTATATTTAGAAACCGTGAACATTTTTTAGATTATATTTATAATAAGGAGCTTGGGATAATTCCAGGAATTGGAAAAAAAACAAGGGAAGTATTGAAATTATTTAATATAACGAATGTCTTTCAACTCTATGAAATTGAAAAAAATGAGTTAATCAGAAGATTTGGAGAAAGTAAAGGAGAATATCTGTATAATGCTATTCGTGGCTTGCATTCTTCTGAAATAAATACAGATAGAAAAAGACAGTCTTATGGACACGAAGTTACTTTTAATCAGGAGGAAAATGATATTTTGGCATTACATGCTGAATTAAAAAAGCAATCCGAAAGATTGAGCAGCAAACTTATTGAAAAAAATGAATTCGCTAAAACTATTACAATAAAAATCAGATATTCCAATTTTGTAACACATACCCGTTCAAAGACTTTGAAAAGTGCAACGAATGATGTAAACGAAATATACGAAGCAGCAATCGAAAATCTAGAATTCTTTGAAAAAAAAGATGAAGTACGACTTATTGGGGTACAGCTGAGTTCAATTTTGAAAAGTAATGTAGTTCAGTTGTCATTTGATGATTTAAAATAGATTATTAGAAAATTTGAGAAAAATTATTTAAGTTGGGAAGTGAAAGTAAATGACTTTAAATGAAAAAGAAATATTAGATTACATTGATGAAATAAATCTCTTGTTAGAGAAAGCCTATGTACCTTACTCAAAATTTCCTGTAGCAGCATTGTTAATCGATAATAATGGAAAAAAGCATAAAGGAGTAAATGTTGAAAATGCATCCTTTGGACTTACTCTCTGTGCCGAACGTAATGCGATTACAACAGCGGTTACTGAAAATATGGAGAAAATAAAAGTACTTGTTGTAACAGGAAATACACCTGAGCCAATTAGCCCTTGTGGAGCGTGTAGACAGGTAATAAGAGAGTTTTCTGACAACGATACAGTAATAATTTTAGCAAATAAAGATAAAAAATATAAAATCACTTCATTGGAAGAGCTTTTGCCATATTCATTTGGACCAGAAGATTTGTAGAAATTTATAATATTTTTTAAATAATTAATAAATTATTATATTTTTTACAGTTTTTACTTGGCAAAATCAAAAAAATAGGTTATAATATAATTGAAAATAACGTATGTTATATAAAAATTATAAACATAAATTTATATTATTAGGGAGTGATTTTTATGAAAAAGTTTGTACTAAAGAAAATGTTTCTAGTTTCAATTCTATCTATGGGTCTTAGTGCCATTTCAATGGGAGCGGCATTTATAACATCGTCAAAAGACAATGCAATTAATATAAGACAATCTGCTAATACAGATTCTAAAGTTATTGAAACTGTTACAAATGGACAGATATTGGAAAGTAATGAAAAGTCTGGAGAATGGCATAAAGTAACTTATTACGATAACGATATAAAAAAATCATTTACTGGTTATGTTCATGAAGGACAATTAAAGGAAATTGTAGGAAAACTTACTATAACTTCAAGCGAAGGATACAGTAATATAAGAGAAAAACCAACAACAAAATCTACTATAAAAACAAGATTAAAAACAGGACAAACTGTTTACGCAATAAGCAAAACAGATGACA
Above is a genomic segment from Leptotrichia hongkongensis containing:
- a CDS encoding helix-turn-helix transcriptional regulator yields the protein MKINRLFEIVYLLLEKRAITAKDLAEHFEVSVRTIYRDIDILSSAGIPVYFQRGKSGGIKLMDSYIINKSLLSQNEQNEILYALQSLNATNYPNNNKTLSKLRTIFNKKSDNWIKIDFSRYNCDDSTLFEKIKEAILTKQTVKFNYFNTKGEHYERTADPLNLWFKEKAWYLFAYCHKKNDIRQFKITRIKNLTLTNEYFEKTIKDFEINNKKSMVKNIKIIVEIDKSQAYRIYDEFSEENINKMENGNFEIIMEYPENEWVYGYLLSFGEHLKVKEPERIKKIMFEKIAKMKENYK
- a CDS encoding C40 family peptidase; the protein is MKKILMLTGALIISAVSFADLQSTIKNHYSNKTIDLAVVSKPKPREVNSGGTSSTAVRDQIISFAQTKLGSPYVWGATGPSSFDCSGFVGYVFKKAANVNLPRVSSSQATFKPRISSMNMKKGDLVFFETTGKGRISHVGIYMGNRQFIHASSGSRRVTVSSLDSDFYNKTFRWAINPFS
- the mreC gene encoding rod shape-determining protein MreC translates to MKLDDFSEKKSTGRAVLILIIIIIIMFAFKNRITSSFTFLDGITQSVNFRLVKVKSMLYTQVLKLKSRVNDISYVEDYAENNKNRDFELQKNKVQNMELAYLKEENEKLRQMLGMRQKNPAEFIAADVALVENGNSSEKMYINKGSAQGIKINLPVMFDGYLIGKISKVSEEYSEVTLLTSKTSKLSVVLNGSDQQILRGNGNGTFSVQNYNEGKVDKNTIFNIETSGVSDVLPKGIRIGSFKVTEVNAFNKMKEIRFKPSFNIFDIQSVLVYKWSVNDIINTQIQNQVKAEEQQNKENSQTN
- the recO gene encoding DNA repair protein RecO, which translates into the protein MKIIKTNCIVLKKVEMREADLLVTLFSKDYGKIMATAYGIRKSKKRDVISLNPLNKVEVTLIQKNNYYIVKDVEIIQNFKHIMKDIEKLEISLYVLDSIDKIYYTTDENGDFFDKLVEILSFIDVLPYIKKGYKYYILLSFLRRIMIEQGIYDINEISLILEKEKSENIRKYKEILKISKNSLENSEIQEKMEMYVDFLKKIVIIFEDFINSNLQTKIKLKKFIMEEFYGN
- a CDS encoding PTS sugar transporter subunit IIA, producing the protein MEIKNVADYIKVDTINLNLESKNKNAVIKELYGNLKKTNLIKDEEQGLNDILAREEMGSTGIGKRIALPHAKTKAVDELIVTFGISRNGIAYNSVDDENVNIFFMFLCPENKSQEYLKVLARISRLIREDRFIDNLLKAESNEQIIEIIRTEEMNG
- the nrdR gene encoding transcriptional regulator NrdR; this translates as MRCPFCGYENTKVVDSRAYFEGNSIKRRRECEKCGKRFTTHEKVAELSLVVVKKNGEKQPYLREKVYNGIVRAFENRHIDVEKIEETIDKIEREILTSYSGEIKSSELGEKILSYLIDLDEIAYVRFASVYKKFDSLDSFIKEIEKIRNDKDKQDRHKNLKI
- a CDS encoding FtsB family cell division protein, which produces MRKLRIIGNIIFFSLVVYFIGQSARIFFNKRSMQNNLISTDKEIKELNDKKNRLLSQEKNSDEDEKTEKFARNNLNLKKEGEETYKISE
- a CDS encoding S1C family serine protease; this encodes MNIKKMIVIINVLICSFMFGDDGSVKKALVKVYAAHQMYNYASPWQNGQDYNSTATGFIIDGNRIITNAHAVLNEKFLQVRKEGDSRKYKANVKFISEEYDLAMIDVEDKSFFNGTATLKLGTLPQIQDNLTVYGYPLGGDKLSTTRGIVSRMEHNTYTLTNQKFLIGQTDAAINSGNSGGPVLSNGRVVGVAFAGLTQADNIGYFIPVNIVNNFLDDIKDGTYDGPPKLGIQWAKLESTSQRQMLGLKNDSKGIIIKKVFTNSPFYGVLQRNDVLLKLDGQNIESDGTIEFRKNEKTDFNFINQEKKYGQNLSYEIIRDKKVQKGQVTLKKTDIKYSVVKSTKLQDAPSYYVYGGLIFEPLTTNYITALSQARPSNTLAAIYDREDLFKDYNGLVILVRVLPFDVNLGYSELENKIITKVNGQKYKDFNDFVQKVKNTNSEFIVFEDEDSNEIVLDVAKVKAQKAELMDNYNISHEMSSDIR
- a CDS encoding ABC transporter permease → MVEFFIAFKHIIERKFQSIFSVLGVAIAVTVFIVSLTVSNGLDKNMINSLLTMSPHILIKNKKSTFFENYNEIIEKIKKIDGVKAVIPQINSQSIIKSNGLAKGVLADGISPENVKNGLNLKIVEGNDNIAELNSVLVGEQLAIEMNLQVGKEISLVSAENKEIKLIVRGIFKTGFLDYDSNLAIVPLKTMQILSEQGESATEIGIKVEQPQKVENVLNQVKNVVNHNEYGVISWKTINQNLLKAVQFEKFVLIAILSLLLVIASFAVSVILNMIVREKIKDIGILKSIGYTNKNVRRIFTIEGLIIGVFGMILASGLSPLVLIGLKILFKEYMKGGTYYLEELPLYISQKELLIIYGVTFVVVFLSTIFPAARAARLKPVEALKYE
- a CDS encoding ABC transporter ATP-binding protein; the encoded protein is MNKIIELKNVNKIYKTKVENIHILKNINLAFNKGDFISIQGKSGSGKTSLLNILGLLDEPTDGEIYIGGEKIHYKNEKAKTAIRNKKIGFVFQFHYLLNEFTALENVMMPALVNKNMNKNEIKKKAKELLALVGLAKRIKHKPMELSGGEKQRVAIARAMINDPDIILADEPTGNLDTETSNMINELFMKINQERNQSIIIVTHSLELANLATYKYKIENGEFNMILPTIQF
- the dinB gene encoding DNA polymerase IV, which encodes MEKEKIYLHYDMDAFFAAIEQRDNKELRGKPIAIGHGVVTTASYEARKYGVKSAMPTVQAKRLCPNLIVVSLRKGVYFEEGRRIQGLIKNVLKKSEFTSVDEGYIDITEFIRNKNMKLDKRDEILKIERFIKKFKKFIYDNSKLTCSVGIGFSKISAKIASDIDKPNGYFIFRNREHFLDYIYNKELGIIPGIGKKTREVLKLFNITNVFQLYEIEKNELIRRFGESKGEYLYNAIRGLHSSEINTDRKRQSYGHEVTFNQEENDILALHAELKKQSERLSSKLIEKNEFAKTITIKIRYSNFVTHTRSKTLKSATNDVNEIYEAAIENLEFFEKKDEVRLIGVQLSSILKSNVVQLSFDDLK
- the cdd gene encoding cytidine deaminase, with product MTLNEKEILDYIDEINLLLEKAYVPYSKFPVAALLIDNNGKKHKGVNVENASFGLTLCAERNAITTAVTENMEKIKVLVVTGNTPEPISPCGACRQVIREFSDNDTVIILANKDKKYKITSLEELLPYSFGPEDL